Proteins found in one Amblyraja radiata isolate CabotCenter1 chromosome 15, sAmbRad1.1.pri, whole genome shotgun sequence genomic segment:
- the LOC116981640 gene encoding zinc finger protein 239-like, translating into MEDHMTGHNKEQRYDCDVCGKAWRRPSELETHRLVHTGERPFDCSDCSQSFKMANHLRIHLRVHSSEQHFTCSKCGKGFKSSTDLKRHRRLHTGEWPYTCSDCGKGFTLSNHLLVHQYTHTGERLYTCAQCGKGFTCSDHLLSHQWVHTGKRPYTCTQSSKDFTRYNRLLEHQRTHTGERPYTCAQCDEGFTQSSNLCVRVSESGHCDVTQALSGPIADVSLTDKWPDQSWPRKSPEVPPPTRSGSAPLTYQGI; encoded by the exons atggaggaccacatgacggggcacaacaaggagcagCGTTATgattgcgacgtgtgtggcaaggcctggcggcGCCCCAGCGAGCTGGAGACCCATCGgctggtgcacacgggagaacgccccttcgactgctccgacTGCAGCCAGAGCTTCAAGATGGCGAATCACCTGAGGATCCAcctgcgggtgcacagcagtgaacaGCACTTCACCTGCTCCAAatgtggcaaaggcttcaagtcgtccacggaCCTGAAgaggcacaggcgcctgcacaccggggagtggccctacacctgcagcgactgcggcaaaggcttcactcTGTCCaatcacctgctggtgcaccaatacacccacaccggcgagcgtctctacacctgcgcccagtgcggcaagggcttcacctgctccgaccacctgctgtcccaccagtggGTGCACACCGgcaagcgtccctacacctgcacccagagcAGCAAGGACTTTACCCGCTACAACagactgctggagcaccagcgcacccacactggtgaGAGACCCTACACATGCGCCCAGTGCGacgagggcttcacccagtcctccaa tctgtgtgtgcgtgtgagtgagagCGGCCATTGTGATGTGACGCAGGCtttgtctggaccaatcgctgacgtgTCGCTGACTGACAAGTGGCCGGACCAATCCTGGCCCCGGAAATCACCAGAAGTCCCTCCCCCGACTCGCAGCGGAAGTGCGCCTCTGACCTATCAGGGAATCTGA